Below is a window of Plasmodium chabaudi chabaudi strain AS genome assembly, chromosome: 10 DNA.
AATGGATGTAGGGGGTTATGGGGCGGATGGTAAAAGAAGTGGaaaatattacataaaaaataataaaggtataggtaaagataaaaataaaatatggtctgaaaataattatgatgatacatataataataaagatggGGATCATAATAAACCAACTTTAACAAGTAGAGAATTACGAAATTTACGACgaaacaaattattaaataataaagaagcagaacaaaaaaataaatcagcGAAACAAACTTGTGGATCaaattatgatataaaatCTCCAAgagttaaaaaattagaaaaatttaCAAGTCTAGATCAAGAAGAACTAAGAGAAGTTTTTGGACCTACTGGAGTATCAGGggtttattttgaaaaaagcCGAAGTAGTTGGACTGCCCAATATAAAGTCAGTGGTGGAAAGAGAAGAGCAAAAAGATTTCtagttacaaaaaatatgacatATGAAGAAATCGAAAATGTTAAACAACAATGTATAGCATATAGAAAACAAATGGAAAAGGAATATACTAAAGAATTTCTAAATGaggacaaaaaaaaactagctaataataatattaatccCTCtggaaaaaaatcgaaaaaaaaaagaaaaataaaaaatttttatgattgTTAAATGAGCTAATAAATAAGAAGTAGCGATACCCCATACATCGTtggataaatattttgtgttTGGACATAGAGACTTCATTtctctcttttttttttaattaaataaattatttataccaTGATTGTACaattgataataattagAAAAACGTGAGGGGCATATATTgctatatatgcattttctGCCTATATCTAGATATACTACATATCCTATTAGAGCCCCTAATAGAGAATCTGTAgttatttattcataaaataaagaatcTATATACTGTATAAAGGcatttaaatatgcatagaTGCAAGTAATTGCAATAGGTTGATGTACCTCGTATGTGCCCCCACATTAAGTAATGGATTATGTCAAGTTGTGATGAtctaatatataaagagcGAATACTCGTATGGATATATGCGAATAAATCTTTAGATAAATAAAGATccagataaatataatattgatctgttatttttttttagatgtgtttttttttcagtgatttcattttttgtttattattttttattatttctatttttttttttattttcctttttttaagatatataaaaaatgtcaaTGGTTCTACGATTTTAACTTccctatattattatataagaagtaaagtattatataatattttgctacaaataaaatatgccGAATTCCTGCTATACTTAGCAAGCCCTCATGAGAGCTGATCTGTTAATTTCTCACATGCCCATAAAATAGATAGCCATAAAAGCAGGCATAATACTCTATTATGTgcataaattaataactACCCATTTTTATCCTCACCAGCGAaggtgaaaaaaataaaagatttcatattcttttataaagcatttcgtttttaatttacatGTTTTATGGTCAgcaaataattatcatttcaaatataatagCTATAAGCCGGTTTTAATGTCTGTCTTTTATACTTCCATCACACCTTTTGTTATCGTATACACAAACTATtgatgaaatataaaaaaggcCGTAacaatattcattttaaaataaaatgaataaaaattccatgaatattaaaaaatatgctataaaaaaattacattttaaaagataCCAATTATGgctatatgtatatatatgcatacgtACATAAAcgcataaaaaatgaaaaaaaaattaattaaagatcttaaaaatatatgcttgttaaaaataataataaagggGTGATTTTTactaattattttttcaatagcgtattattatttgtatgatataaattaatatgaatattgtATACCATCCATTTATTGGATTGTTTTTTCTATCTTCTGgcactattattttttttttttttttttaaaaatatatacgaTACTctcacaaaatatataaaagcaGACATGTTAcgtatgtattatataacatatataaactttatttttttttatttagtttTTTGCAAGTGCGAAACCAACTCTTTCATTATCATAATCGAAGATAGTgtagtattttttaaagaataCATCTCCAAGAATGAAAGTGCTAGCATCAATATCTACATCTGTAATTCCAATAAGGCATAGACCACCGGTTGGGTCAAGATCAAATAAGTATTGTTGTGGTTCAATAGTGTATGTTGCGCCTTTAGATGTGAATTTTAAAACTGGTAAGGTTTTGTCGTCACATAAAACAACTCTGAGTGGAAGGAAAGGTACTGGGATACTTGTGATAGTGTTAAAGAATTTGTCAAGAAAATCTGATGGGGCAGTGATAGCACTTGTACCACTATCAACAATGATACTAGCATTATCAAGGGTTACTGAACCAAAAGCTACATCTAATTGAATTTGCCAGTATGATTCATTggttaatttttcataggTAATATCACCAGTGTAAAAGCTTTCTTCAATACCACCAATAGTGAAATAACCATTTGCATCTTCTGCTGCTGGGAAGTAGAATGAGAATAATGCATTTTCGATTtgtcctttttttttcatttcaaCAATAGCTGGTTCTACACTTCCGACAGCTAAACTTTTCCATCCTAATCCTAATATACCATCAAATGGAGATCCACTATAAATTGGTTCTAAGTCATCAGTTTGAGTTACTtcaataaatttgtatGGTATTGTGTGATGTCCAAGagtaaatatatcattactAAAAAAACCTTTGATTCCACCAGATCCATATACTATACTTACTGGTGTACCATCTTTTTCATATGTATGTGATTTTTCTGAATCATAAGTGTGTTTATATGAACAACCTTCGGATTTGCATGCTTTGCTTGGAACCCATAAGTTGGATGAACCGGTATCAAGGATAAATGCAAATGATTGTTTATTATCTCCGATTTCTCCAGTACCATAAAACATTAAACCAACGACTTGGTCTAATTCAATACCATCAGTGTTTTTAACAAGGTGTTctctttttaataaaccggattttaataatttaaatgattcTTTAATGTAattagatatatttttgttcataactttttttattaatttatcacGTGGTCTTTCAAGTTTTCCACGAATTGTTAAATAATTGGAATTTGCAATAATTTTATCTATATCGGTTTTGGAGCCATAATAGTTACTTCCGACcaaatatgcaaatatgGATCCAATTATGCAaacaaatatgataaaatataatgcttgaaattttttttgaattttaaagcttttcatattatcaaattttaaGTGCCCAAAAGCCGAACCGTTTCGCATCAGCCCGTTGGAGTAGTTTGGTTCTTTTTCGGAATATTCCATTTTCAACTAAtcaaaggaaaaaaaaaaaaatgaatattatatatatgttgtaacataataatgtaaaaataatggcatggcttatataaaaaaaattaatagcgaaaatatattttctttaaatgaaaaaaaacgtgTGTGTTTCCCCCCTTTAGccattatacatatatatattatacttatGAATAAGTAAACTCATTCTATGCATAAGCAGGAAATGCATTTCTCAGCATATGCACATACGGgcatataatacaaaatataagttCCCCAATCTTTTTAATAAGgagaataattattttaaatgaaaaacacATTCATTAAAATGCTTTGCATAtactcaaaaaatataactatatatatataattattaaaagcCGCGAGGGGAATTATCAATGTCAAATATAATCGAAAATTTCCATTAGATAATATTGTGTTTAAAACTTACCTAAAAATTTCTTTAATtcctaataatataaattgtatttaattaatgaaaataaaattataattgtatTGTTTccaatataataacaaaaaaacatacaaattaaaaaaaaaaaaaaaattatgattattttaattttgttaaaatcctttattaataaagaaataataattttacaggaaaaaataaaataattgttacatatataaatatattcctAGGTATATAggctaaaaaaatatgaaatattattataatatttatttaattaaccgtaaaaaaattgcttGGGGATAGAAAAGGgagataaattattataaaatagctATATTAAAGAATAGTTTTACAAtagtattataaataatattaatatttttatataataaatattataaattaaaaaaaatatttttagtatATGCTAAAAAATTACGTATAtaggaaaaatatttatatttaaaaaatattactttttttgaTCCAACTAATGACGATATTTTCATACATTGCCCTGtacttttattaatttatattattattttgtttattttgtgCTTAGGATTTTTTACTTTAGagtttaaatatatttaatgcataataatattgcaATATGAGTACCCCGACAAGGTTAGTGTTTTTTCtttgaataaataatttaaaatacaGGCTTGtcaatttataaaaaaaagccATAAAGCATTAgtattgtattattatataatataagggcagattaaaaatatttaatcaaCGTccctattttaaaaaaaaaatatataaatatattataataattaaagaaTGTGTTTTAGTATAATAAGggaaattattatcatttaatgCCGTAATACTATTTAGCTGCATAACTTTTAGAAAATGCGGcgataaaaaaacaaataaaagataatgTAAGGAGATTGGCGACAAACTCAAagtacatataatatactatTTGATAAAAGCATTTCTGCTTCTTAAAGGTATAATATTCTTAGTGATaaagggaaaaaataataatataattttttatacatttttccTTTATTACTAAGAATATTATACAGCATTATGAGCAATAACCTAGGCTCCTAGTGCTTTTAGGTTTTAGAGAATATTATGGCAACTAtgttaacaaaaaaaacatagggaataaaaatgaaattggAGATCGATATTGCATTATTCtaattttgtaataattatatattaggtatatttaattatattgtgGTAGTGTACcaccattttatatattctaataaataataatataaaatttttatagcaTAACCTTAGATTATTGcctaaattttttataataaaaaattattataaaatatttccataataaaaaaagtattacatgttttttttaattttactttttgaGACTTAATGATAACACTAAAtcgaattttattaatattgtcCTCTTTATCACATTTTACTCTGGTTTactatttttctatttattttgtaatgtAAATAACACATTTAGTATGAcagtaaaataatttgtcTTGACTTTAGACATTATTCATTTCGatataatatgatataattattatttatatttaaagaaaagcatgtttataaaaatctAAAAATTAAGTCCTCCatcaaatgaataataaaaaaggcaaaaggaaaaaatataaaatatgccttaacttattatttattttagaTTTATGATGGTCCACAtttataatgtatatatatgtaacatTTTCAcgatataaaatttatggcAATATAGTATACATGCATAATAAGTTACGCAAAAAGccaacataattttttaagaaaaaataaataataaacatatgcatataaaaataaaatatttatgatatatCCATATGCTCTATTTAAAaggtatattttattggaATATACACCTTTTCGCAATAGCCCAAACAATATgcattaaaattgtttgcacaattatgaacaacaataataattcgataaatatgatgagaaaaatataagcatTAGTATCAATCATATTGTGggaaagtatatatatgcgaTTTTTTGTCTGACTTTAGCCTGTGGTCTATTTTTGTAGTTTTTTGAAATTTGTGCAATAGTTTATTCCGTATTCTGTGGAATAGTAGGTGCCtatagaaataaattttaatatatataaagtacgaatgataatatattatgtcgTGCAAGTTTTAATGCATTCCtgtttaatgaaaaataataaagtgTATTTACACACTTTCAACGTggtaaaaattttatgagTGTTCATCATACCTGTTTCAGCGTCGAAGATGCATGCTAAATCTGGTGACATAATGTGATCTGTTTGCCCACATATATCGCTCATAGTTTTCTGTTCTTTTGAATCAATAAAGGTCCACTTGCATTTATGTGATGGTtgccttttttttttctctctttcttctttatctattttaaattttattggaATATTTAAGTAAGATATTGGTGCcttatctttatttatacgaAGATCGTAAGAATAATCGTATATAGTTAATTGATCttgaataattaaatagaATTCTATATCGGTAATATTTGGTTTCCTTGCTGTAATAAGAAAATCCTTTTTATACTCCAATGTGTCGGCTACTGGAGAAGACGGGCTTAGTTCTATATAGATGTTTATCTTTGGGggtataattaataaagcaattggattttttttaaagctaCAAAATCCAcctttaaaaatatcaacGCTTTTGGGTATAATCATTGTGCcccatgaaaaaaattgtaaaaaatagctatattttccattacTGGAAGGAAGTTTTGGtaatttcataatattaaatgcttggttttgttcatattgCCCATATAATAAAGCCAAATTGTTAACAGGGTTACAACAACAAAATCCTTCATAATAATCAATACACGTCACTTTAAAAGAATCCTCATTATTAACCTTGCTAATAACTAAACATTTCTCTGGTATTATTCTAACAAACACATTACATGaatttaatacaaaaacaGTTGGTCTCCATGCCTTTGGTAATACTGGTAAACGCTGAGAGCTATGCCAcgttataatatttttcgtAATTggcaattttattaatattttttgctcTCCTTCAATACCTAATATGATTTCACGATTTCGGTAAACTTTAATATCATACTTTCCACTTAAAGATGCTTCTAATTCAATTGGTGGTAATTTGTCCTGAACAGGATTTAATTCAAGAAGTCTGTCATCATCGAATATCGTTTTTTTAAGGTATAATGGTTTGTCTAATCCTGTCCATGAATTTccatcaaaaaaatacgtcgaggaaaatatttttgcttTATTTACAAGGTCATACTTATTAGGAACATCGAAACTTTCATCACTATGGGCTGCTTGAAATGGATTAATTGAATCTTTCGAATATTTATCAGTCATTTTtggtaaataaattttgttacCGCAATGTatgaaattaataatttgaagataaatttttttttaatatataacttaATGCGGTTGCGAATTTGGGAATAGAGACATATTATGCTTGTAAAacaaacgaaaaaaattaattaaaaaagacaGAGCGAATAAATacctataaataaatacgcGTAAATTAACAATCATAAGCAAAcaagaataaataaatatataaaaaaatatataaaataaatatgtataatatatatatattattttaatattacaaaaaattgaCCTTGCCGTGCATAAAAAGTTGTATAACCAtgtaacatatatatatattttttattttttttttttaaatcgtAAAAAATCGACCTTGCCGTGcataaaaagttatatgatcacttaatatatttttttttttctctttttttttaagtaatgAAAGATAAATCTTGGTGTACATAAAAAGATTTATGAACatgtcatattttttttatgtgtaaaaaataattagtATAAAGCTAGTtggatatttataatttttaactCAATCTACatgcattttttgaaaaaatatagattaatttttataatttgatataattatttataaaagccaccgcattaaaaattttgtggAAATAGTCTATcaccttttttaaaatatatttactaattgtttttttattaacttaattttatatggaTAAATaggcatatttttaaataaaagaattgaaataataattgtcTTCATGAtgttatttaattatagtTGTATAGACTTGTTccatatatgtgtgtattttaattaatcataaattgtttaattaattttattttggatatttttatttatttctttgaGAATATCTTGTCTTATGTCTCTttaaaaatcatatattattcaaacaaaaatttttacCCTTTATAAGCTTGTCTGGCATTCGTATGTTTATTATACCTccaaattaattttaaagagacaccaaaaaatattacatatatgaGCTAATATAAGAACTTATAAATTAGTTTGCATGagtatgtatttttaaaaatattttttgggcGTAAAATTGGCACATTACTGTTGTTTCtgtttgtttataaaaaaaaattttagcctgaaaaataattttataataaaggCTAAAagcacatttttaaatatccCATATtcctgaaaaaaaaatataacttgTATATAAAGCGTGGAAAACTTATTTTTGGaagcatattttaaaaatataaatttttccttttcaatatatgtgtatatatgctATACGAAAAtggcatttttttaacatttaTCTTGTCTTAATTTACCCCCTATTTTTGAAGAACTTAATAATGTACCAGCGTGCACATGCAGGTAATCATATTCACACCTGGGTAGTTTAGTATTTTTGAAGCATCAAATGGTAATTCAAATACGTTCCTATTTTCTTAAACAGTAAAATTAATGATGAAAAGGTTTTAACTTGAAAGTTAAATCATAGTATCAGGTGTAtgttttttactatttgtCGAACAGTTTTTAATGTCCTATTAATGGACTATAGGAAAAAATCATTGATTATCGTATctataaaatgtaaaagaatatacgcaacgatattttaaataaagggTAGACATTCTAAGTAGGTACCATAGTTTGTGCTTATAGTGTGCAATTATTTTGCGTATGAGAAGGTatccataaaaaaattaaatgaaatagaAATTATTCTAAATGcctataataaaataaatatagttgTTAATATTACTGTTgcattcaaaaaattatagattTGGTATATTGGTTGTAGTACTTCAATTTTACAATAGGCATaaaaagaatttttttttaaattgaaatattaaaaaattaaaataaataaatatttatgtctTGTTTACCTTTTAAGTATTTATGATGCAAATATGATCacacataaaatatatatgcttgcatatttatgcatttgTCTATACTACAATTGattctattttttctatataattttttatattgaaaAGGAATGCATAGCAATGCTTAATAAATAGTTacacaataaaaaagaataaatatatatatatatatgttcatttatatagaaataCAAAGTGTGTAATATTTATGACATAGTAGTATGTTGTCTTATTacgttttaaaaatatttaaaaattaataaaaataaacattaaAAGAAAGCTAGTGTTCTTTATTCTTGAgatataaaacataaaaaagggaatatcatatgaaataaccatattaatgatataaaaaaaatgggtaTAAATTGTAAtgattcaaaaataaaaaggatatCTAATTTTCCagaagaaaatatgttaattaattttagatgtaataacataaaaaaaccgaatcaaaaaaataaaaattttcaattatatgatatatcCAATGATTGTTccaatttatatacaagCTTTAACAGAAACAAAACTAAAAAAGTTCCATTTTCTACTAGCTCATTaggagaaaaaaaacaaagtaAGATGAAATTATCAAatcaaagaaaaaaaaaaaataaatattttgagaaaaaaattccacaatattttaaaataaataatattaaaagaaagaGTAGACATTCAAAATATAGGAATTCCTATGCAAGCCAATTGTGTAGTGTTGTAGGACCATTAGATCGAAAAATTGAttctaatatattaaataaatcatatataaaataccacctaaataataaaacgaATGATAGTTATGAAAGTATAATAGAAAGCGTACCAGTAAGATTGGCCAATTGTCCAATTTTTTGTGGATCTACAAatgtaaaagaaaaatataagggAAGCAAATTAAAAGGAAAGAGACTAATTAGTTGTATAGGGAAAGGGGAAACAGAAAAAGACAAGGTAGATAGaatctataaaaataataagcatGAAGATGTAAACAAAATTGAtttgaattataaaaaaaatatgaacaaactAAGAGATAAAAGTTATTCatttacaataaaaaataaaaatattgatgaaaattttaaatatttaataaacaCTCAAATAACAAAGGAAGAAACTAAAGGGGTTAGCAATTCAAAAAAAGCGGGAGGTAATATTGTACTTAAAGGGAATGTATACAAAATAGCGAATAACCATAGActtgaagaaaatataaaaaacgaaaataaaagctgtgaaaaaataaaaaaaaataataagcatattaaaaagaGAATAGAAGAATATCCGATAGTAGATAGTACACAATCTTACATAAGAgatggaaataaaatttcgataaataatgaaaaaaataatgaatccAGTTTTTCTTCCTTTTCTTCTGCATGTTCAGATGAAAATTCATCTTATGAAGTTTCGATTTTTGGTGAGTTggatataaattatgatttAGACAGTAATAAATCAGATACATTGATGCGtgaaaattcaaaaaatatggctAGTAAAAATCATAGAAGCTGTAAACGTAATATCAATCGTTCTactacaaaaaataaagatatagaATCAGGGATAGtagaaagaaataaaagaaaagaaaaatgcaaaaattGTGATAGTTcaattaaagaaaatatcataataaatgatgaCCCGAGTAATGCacacaaaataaacaattttaatcaTGCCCGGAATGGTGAGAAATATGCCGATTTAGAAAAGATAAAGTATTAtgaaactaaaaaaaaagattttATCCAAAATTCGAAAAAATGTGACTCGAAAAGATTTGAACCTGCAGAGTGGGAAAGTCGCTCACGAGCTAATAGAGACAGTAGAAGTAGCGGAAGTAGTAAAGGAAGTGTCAGAGATAGATGCAGAAGATGCATAGAACGAAAACGTGATAGAAATTGTAATAAGGTATCTGGCATGAACTATAAAAAGGggtataaacaaaaaaaagaaatgaatCATGAGGAAGAAGAAGACGAAAGAAGAAAGAAAATGGAGCTATActtgaaaagaaaaatcgatttagaaaaaaataaagataaaatggataaatataaaactatATATGGTGTTCCAAAATGGAAAAgaatagaaaatattaatgaacccaaaaatatagaaacaTACAAAAAGGTAAATGACATAAAAACTGATAAAATAAGACGAAACTCAGATATAAGAATTGGCAAAGAAATAAGAAGTAGGAATAAAATAGCAATTTCTAGTAGCAATGATCCAAATAAAATCATATCAGAAgaaaaatcatataataatgaagattacaatgagaaaaaaaaagataaattttatgaaatatattttggctGTAAAAAGTtagacaaaataaattataaaaaaggtatCGAAAatgcgaaaaaaaaaatatataatattaaaataataaatgataatagtaaatatataagagAAATGGAAGAAGATGCcctaataaaaaatatagatatgcAAGAAACTGAAATTGAAGAAGATTTACACAGTACTAAATATAGTTCAGATATGATTACAcctaatgataaaaatggaaatgggaaaaaatattcttcaAAATATGACACACATTATGAACAACATTATTCATATTCCTCCgatgaaaaagataaaaatagattGAGTAAAagtcatataaaaaatgatattaacAATAATTGGGGTAGtcgaaaaaatgaaactaTTGGAGACTTCAATGAATATGATAAaggaatgaaaaaaaaaaaaaatattgaaataGTTCAAAGTGATAGTgaacattttaaaattagggataaaataaaattaccaataaatttattaaacattcaaaatgagaaaaacaaaaagtgTAAAACATTTTCCCATGCTCCCCCAAAGGTAATTAATTCAGTTGGAAAAATTATGtctgaaaataaaagaaaaaattggaaagACAGTAggaatatacaaaatttaagTAAAGCAAAATCTTCAAATTTGtatgaaattattttaaaaaaaaagaaacaagaaaataaaaattgtattattgATTCTACAATTAGTTCTTTTCCTAGTACTTATTGTCACATTGAGGAAAAGGGTCGTAataattatgcatatgtttGTAAATCTTATGAAactgaagaaaataattattatccAGATGCTAATAGTGTGAATAAAACCcgacatattttttctagcATTAATAATAGTTTTAAAGCGAAAGAAGatgaaaaaagtaaaaataaaatcaaatcaaataaaaagggGATCAAAAACgagaacaaaaaaaacagccaaaatttaaaacaaaataaaacatggCATACAATTCCgatagaagaaaaaatgtttCTGAGCAAATCAACACAAAATAGTGGTGGTGAAATATATTCTCTTAATTGTCAAAATAGTGTATTTACTTTCCCTCATGAATATTTAGATACTAGTGAAAATTTTAGATCATTCAAAAAATCGAGGAGCATATGTTCAGGCATATGTGTAGGAAACGGTAAAGATAATGAGACTTTTCGAAGTAGTAGTGACAATAGTATgacttatataaaaaaacaaaaccgccataaaaataatgcaacTTTTAAGCTTCGAGCCCAttcaattaataataaaatgaaagaaaaaacaaatg
It encodes the following:
- a CDS encoding plasmepsin IV, putative produces the protein MEYSEKEPNYSNGLMRNGSAFGHLKFDNMKSFKIQKKFQALYFIIFVCIIGSIFAYLVGSNYYGSKTDIDKIIANSNYLTIRGKLERPRDKLIKKVMNKNISNYIKESFKLLKSGLLKREHLVKNTDGIELDQVVGLMFYGTGEIGDNKQSFAFILDTGSSNLWVPSKACKSEGCSYKHTYDSEKSHTYEKDGTPVSIVYGSGGIKGFFSNDIFTLGHHTIPYKFIEVTQTDDLEPIYSGSPFDGILGLGWKSLAVGSVEPAIVEMKKKGQIENALFSFYFPAAEDANGYFTIGGIEESFYTGDITYEKLTNESYWQIQLDVAFGSVTLDNASIIVDSGTSAITAPSDFLDKFFNTITSIPVPFLPLRVVLCDDKTLPVLKFTSKGATYTIEPQQYLFDLDPTGGLCLIGITDVDIDASTFILGDVFFKKYYTIFDYDNERVGFALAKN